GACTTCCCGGCCGGGATCAGCCTCTACCAGCAGACCTTCCAGAACTGGTCCGAGGAGGTGACCGTCGACGGCCTGTGGACCTGCGCCCCGGCCACGGCCGCCGACGTGGTCACCCTCGCCAACTGGGCCCACGCCCAGGGCTGGACGCTGCGCCCGCTCGGCGGGGCCTACAGCTGGTCGCCGGTGGTGACAGACGCCACCACGCCCACCAATGTGGTGCTGGTCGACTGCGCCACCAGCCTCACCGCCGTCACCGTCAACGCGGGCTCCCCGGCCTCGGTCACCGCGCAGCCGGGGGTCACCATGGACTCCTTCCTGGCCACCCTGAAGAGCGCAGGCTACGGGCTCACCGCCTTCCCGGTGATGGGCTACGCCACCCTCGGCGGCGTCCTGGCCACCGGCGGGCGCGGCACCGGCGTCCCCGCCGTCGGCGAGACGCCGCCGTCCGGCCACACCTACGGCTCCCTGGGCAACCTGGTCACCAGCCTGACCGCTGTGGTCTGGGACGCCGGCAGCTCCGGCTACGTGCTGCGCACCTTCCAGCGCACCGACCCGGAGATCCAGGCGCTGATCACCAATGTCGGCCGGGTCTTCGTCACCGAGGTCACCCTGCGGGTCGGCGCCGACCAGCGGCTGCGCTGCCAGAGCTGGTTCGACGTCAGCGCGGCCGACCTCTACGCCCCGCCCGCGACCGCCGGCTCCCAGTCGCTGGCCGGCTATGTCGCCTCCTCCGGGCGGGTGGTGAGCATCTGGTTCCCGTTCACCACCTCGCCCTGGCTGCGGGTGTTCACCCCCACCCCGAAGCAGCCGTGGACCAGCCGGGCCGTCAACAGCCCCTACAACTACCCCTTCAACGACATCGTCCCGCAGAGCGTCTCCAACCTGCTGTCCGAGATCGTGGCCGGGGACACCTCGATCACCCCGACCTTCACCGCCGCGCAGATGGACGCCATCAGCGCCGGGCTGATCGCCACCGACAGCTGGGACCTGTGGGGCTGGTCCAGCGACATGCTGGTCTACGTCCGGCCGACCACCCTGCGGATCACCTCGACCTGCTGGAACGTGGTCACCAGCCGGGCCAATGTGCAGCAGGTCGTCAGCGAGTTCTTCGCCCAGTACCAGGCGCAGCTGGCCGCCTACCAGGCGCAGGGCCTCTACCCGATGAACGGTCCGCTGGAGATCCGGGTCACCGGCCTGGACGACGCCGCCGACTGCGAGGTGCCCGGAGCGCTCGGGGCCCAGCTCTCGCCGCTGCGGACCCGCCCCGACCACCCGGAGTGGGACACCGCCGTCTGGTTCGACATGACCACCGTCCCGATCACCCCGGACGCGCACACCTTCACCGGCGAGATGGAGGCCTGGATCCGGGCGACCTACACCGGGGACTACGGCGCGGTGCACGCCGAGTGGTCGAAGGAGTGGGCCAACACCCCGGCCGGAGCCTGGACCGACACGGCCGTGATCGGCACCGACATCCCCGCCTCCTACACCGAGGGCCAGGCCGCCGGCGACGGCTGGGCCGCCGCCATGGCGACCTTCGCCGCACTGGACCCGGCCGGCGTCTTCAGCAGCGACTTCCTGAACCGGGTCTTCGGCTGAGCGGCGGGAAATTCTGAGCAGTGACCCCGCCGGTTCCGCCAGACTGCGCGGATGGACGACACCCGCACGGCCCCGGAACTGGTAGCAGAGGCACTGGCGCTGGCGCGCGCCGCCGTCGAGACGGAGGACCGGGGGGAGTGCGGGGCGCTGCTGTGGCAGGCGGCCAAGGACGGGGCGGCCGCCGCGCCGCTCGGCGTCGAGCTGATCGCCTCGGACGACCCGGTCGAGCGCGCGGTCGGCTGCGAGCTGCTCGGGGACGCCAGTGACCAGAACGAGTGGCTGCGCGACGACACCGCCGGGCGACTGGTCGCGCTCGCCGGGCGCGAGACCGACGTCGACGTGCTCAACCGCCTGGCCGCGGCGATCGAGCGGACCTACGACCCGCGCGGCGTCGCGGTGCTGGTCACCCTGGCCGGACACCCCGACGCCGAACTGCGCGAACAGGTGGCCAGGTCGTTCCCCGGGCTGCTCACCGGCCGGCCGGACGGCCCGGACATCCGCGCGCTGCTCACCCTGTGCAGCGACCCGGAGGACGAGGTCCGCAACTGGGCCACCTTCACCCTGGGGTTCCAGGCCGAGGTCGACAGCTCCGCGATCCGGGCCGCGCTCATGGAGCGGACCACCGACCCCTTTCCGGAGGTGCGGGAGGAGGCGGTGGCGGGCCTCGCCCGACGGCACGATCTGCGGGCCGTCCCGCTGCTGGTGGAACTCCTCGCGGACCCGGAGGGCACGCACAGCTTCACCGTCTCGGCGGCCACGATCATGGGGGTGCCCGAGCTGCTGCCTGCCTTGGCGGCCTACGAGCGCGAGGACTCCTGGCTGCCCGAGGCCATGGCCGCCTGCGATCCGGTCCGGCGGGCCGAGGCGGACGCGGTGGCCTGGGCGCTGGTCTCCGAGCTGCACCGGCTCAGTCCCGCGCTGGACGCCGCCGTCCACATGCCGCGCTTCGACCCCGGCATCGTGCTGACGGTCGGCGGCGGTGCCGAGGTGCTGCGCTACGACGTCGGGTCGCTGCTGGCCCGGGCGGACGGCGATTCCCGGCGCGCGGTCGAACTGGTGGCCTCCGACGCGGCGGGGAGCTGAGTCCGCTCTCTTTTGAACATGTTCAACTTCATGGGTTAGGCTCCGCCGAGAACAAGGGGGAGCCTGATGAAGATCGTCATACCCGGAGGAACCGGTCAGGTCGGCACGATCCTGAACCGGGCGCTGACCGCCGCCGGACATGAGGTGGTGGTGCTCACCAGAGCGCCCCGCCGCGCGGGCGAGGTGCACTGGGACGGCGAGAGCCGGGGCGCCTGGTTCGCCGAGATCGACGGTAGCGACGCCGTCGTCAACCTGGCCGGGCGCAGCGTCAGCTGCCGCTACACCGAGGCGAACCTGGCGGAGATGATGAACTCCCGGGTGCGCTCCGCCGAGATCGTCGGCGAGGCCGTCGCCGCTGCCGCCCGGCCGCCCCGGGTCTGGCTGCAGATGAGCACGGCCACGGTCTACGCGCACCGGTTCGACGCGGCCAACGACGAGGCCACCGGGTTGATCGGCGGTGCCGAGCCGGGGGTGCCCGGCTACTGGGGCTACAGCGTGGACATCGCCAGGGCCTGGGAGCGGGCGCAGCAGCAGGCCGCTACCCCGGACACCCGCCGGGTCGCGCTGCGGGCCGCGATGGTGATGAGCCCCGACCGCGGCGGGGTCTTCGACGTCCTCCAACGGCTGGCCCGGCTCGGCCTCGGCGGACCGGTCGCG
The Streptacidiphilus albus JL83 genome window above contains:
- a CDS encoding cholesterol oxidase substrate-binding domain-containing protein: MARTDNDQCQDPGQDAPLSRPLTRRALLGTAAGAVALSALQWTPLGRIPAAHAASTLAAPPDFPAGISLYQQTFQNWSEEVTVDGLWTCAPATAADVVTLANWAHAQGWTLRPLGGAYSWSPVVTDATTPTNVVLVDCATSLTAVTVNAGSPASVTAQPGVTMDSFLATLKSAGYGLTAFPVMGYATLGGVLATGGRGTGVPAVGETPPSGHTYGSLGNLVTSLTAVVWDAGSSGYVLRTFQRTDPEIQALITNVGRVFVTEVTLRVGADQRLRCQSWFDVSAADLYAPPATAGSQSLAGYVASSGRVVSIWFPFTTSPWLRVFTPTPKQPWTSRAVNSPYNYPFNDIVPQSVSNLLSEIVAGDTSITPTFTAAQMDAISAGLIATDSWDLWGWSSDMLVYVRPTTLRITSTCWNVVTSRANVQQVVSEFFAQYQAQLAAYQAQGLYPMNGPLEIRVTGLDDAADCEVPGALGAQLSPLRTRPDHPEWDTAVWFDMTTVPITPDAHTFTGEMEAWIRATYTGDYGAVHAEWSKEWANTPAGAWTDTAVIGTDIPASYTEGQAAGDGWAAAMATFAALDPAGVFSSDFLNRVFG
- a CDS encoding HEAT repeat domain-containing protein; translation: MDDTRTAPELVAEALALARAAVETEDRGECGALLWQAAKDGAAAAPLGVELIASDDPVERAVGCELLGDASDQNEWLRDDTAGRLVALAGRETDVDVLNRLAAAIERTYDPRGVAVLVTLAGHPDAELREQVARSFPGLLTGRPDGPDIRALLTLCSDPEDEVRNWATFTLGFQAEVDSSAIRAALMERTTDPFPEVREEAVAGLARRHDLRAVPLLVELLADPEGTHSFTVSAATIMGVPELLPALAAYEREDSWLPEAMAACDPVRRAEADAVAWALVSELHRLSPALDAAVHMPRFDPGIVLTVGGGAEVLRYDVGSLLARADGDSRRAVELVASDAAGS
- a CDS encoding TIGR01777 family oxidoreductase; the protein is MKIVIPGGTGQVGTILNRALTAAGHEVVVLTRAPRRAGEVHWDGESRGAWFAEIDGSDAVVNLAGRSVSCRYTEANLAEMMNSRVRSAEIVGEAVAAAARPPRVWLQMSTATVYAHRFDAANDEATGLIGGAEPGVPGYWGYSVDIARAWERAQQQAATPDTRRVALRAAMVMSPDRGGVFDVLQRLARLGLGGPVAGGRQYVSWIHDRDFVRAVEFLIEREDIAGPVNLAAPEPLPQRTLMRELRAARGIPVGLPATAWMAELGAFALRSDTELLLKSRRVVPGRLLDEGFAFRYTGWRPAVEDLVARSRGRTEG